In the genome of Triticum urartu cultivar G1812 chromosome 5, Tu2.1, whole genome shotgun sequence, one region contains:
- the LOC125556532 gene encoding cortical cell-delineating protein-like, producing MALTKVALFFAVNFVLIAIVHGHPPIVPTPPLVPTPVVAPTPSNGGSCPINPLKITVCSNVLLLLKLRINVPETEQCCPLLSGLADLDAAVCVCTAIKANLLGIINIDIPVDLTLLLNHCNKTYPSSFTCSQ from the coding sequence ATGGCGCTAACAAAGGTTGCCCTCTTCTTTGCCGTAAACTTTGTTCTCATTGCCATTGTGCATGGTCACCCACCAATTGTCCCTACACCGCCTTTGGTGCCTACCCCAGTTGTTGCACCAACTCCGTCTAATGGTGGTTCTTGCCCAATAAACCCACTGAAGATAACTGTGTGCAGCAATGTGTTGCTGCTGCTCAAGCTCCGGATCAACGTGCCGGAGACCGAGCAATGTTGCCCATTGCTTAGTGGGTTGGCTGATCTTGATGCCGCCGTCTGCGTCTGCACTGCCATCAAGGCGAACCTCCTTGGAATCATCAACATTGACATTCCCGTCGACCTTACCCTGCTACTAAACCATTGTAACAAGACATATCCCTCTAGTTTCACCTGCTCGCAGTGA